Below is a window of Halobaculum lipolyticum DNA.
TGCCGACGAACTTCACGTACTCGGGCGGCTCCTTGCGGACCTCCTCGGTGTCGACGGCGATGGTCGAACGGATCACGGGTATCGGGAGCCGCACCTGCCACGTCGCGGTCCCGTCGTCGTGCACCTCGTACTCGTCGACGACGCTGATCGCGGCGGCTCGCTTCGCCGGGTCGGAGATGAACGCCCAGACGTCCGCCGGCGGCGCGTCGAAGACGAACTCCCGGCGTACACGCACGGTCATTGATCGGTGCTACGGCCGGGGGGCGAAAAAGCGGGGGGGTTCCGGCGGCGGACCGTTCGACCCGCCCGGTCGGCCGGCGCCGCCGCTGGCGACGACGGCGCGTCCGGAGAACCCGCGGCCTACGGGAGGTTCACGCGCCACGTGGTCGAGCGCGCCCGGCCCCACTTCTCGATGTCGACCTCCTCGGCCTTCTCGGCGAGCGTCGGGAGCCGCGAGCCGACCTGTTTGGCGGAGAGGCCGATGGCCTCCGCGATGTTCTTCGCCCGGAAGTACTCCTCCCCCCGGGAGACGCTGTCGCGCAGGTATGCGAGGATGCGTTTCTCCTCGTCGGTGTACTCCGTCATTTGTGCTACCCTACTCTACTGTGTGCGCGTTCTTAACGCTTCCCTCGGTGACTCCGGCGGGTTCGACCGTCGACGACGTCGGCCGCGTCAGGCGTCGAACGCCTGCACCGCGACCACGGCCAGCATCGCCGCGACCATCGCCAGCGCGAACCCCCACGCCATCACGATCTGGGACGCGCCGGCGAGCATGAACCCGGCGCCGACGACCGCCAGCGCCGCGAACACGAGCGCCACGCCGATCGCTTTGTCGCTCTCGAGGGTCTCGGTTTCCATACCCGACGCTCCGACGGCGCGCACCTAACGCTTGCGGAAGCCGTGGCGACGGCGGGGTTCGTGGCGACGGAGACGGCGCCCGCGACGGCGGTGACGGCGACGCGGGTCGCCCGTCGGCGACCGCGTCGTCGGGACGGCGGTGCCCCGGACGGAAGGACAGCGAACCGACAGCTGGCGAGCAGACTTTTGAGGCGGCCCGACGCAGGCGTCGGACGATGACTGCCAGTCCGGGACCGTCCGCGCCGCGCGGACGGACCGACCGCGCCGTCTCGACAGTCCGGGTCGTCGCCGTCGTCGCCGTGGTGCTCGTCGCCGCCGTCGGCGGGGCGGTCGCGCTCGGCGTCCTCGGCGCGCCGTCGGTCGTCGGCGTCGACAACCGCTTCGGCGACGTGACGAACGAGACGACGACCGTCCAGAGCGAGCTGATCGTGGACAACCCCAACCCGTTCGGCGTCCGCCTCGGGGGGCTGACCGCCGACTACGGGGTGACGATGAACGGTATCACGATGGCCGACGGCGAGAAGGAGGGGGTTCGGGTGACGAGCGGCACGACCTCGATCCCGTTCGAGACCGACCTCGACAACTCGAAGATCCCGGCGTGGTGGGTGAGCCACGTCCGTGACGACGAACACACCGACCTCCGCGTGAACGCGGACGTCCGCTCCTCGCTCGTCGGCCGGAGCTACACGACGCAGGTGAGTCGGGACGTGGACACCTCGATCGTCTCGGCGTTCCGGACGGACGAACCGACGCCGCTGAACGCGAACGCGCCGCTCGTCTCCGACCCCGTCCTGATCCTCGAACGGACCGAGGCCGACTGGGGGACGGTGAACAACGACACCACCGAGGTGGAGATGACCCTCTACCTCACCAACCCGAAGTCGTACCCGATCGTGATCTCGGAGATCGGCTACGACATCTCGATGAACGACGTCGCGGTGGGCAACGGGACCGCCGCGCGGTCGACGACGATCCCGCCGGGCGAGACAGTGCCCGTCGAGGCGACGACCGCCATCCGCACGCAGCGCCTCGACGAGTGGTGGGTGTCGCACCTCCAGCGGAACCAGGTGACGGACCTCAGGATGCCGTTCTCCCTCGTCGTCGACCTCTCCGACGCGGGCGCCGGCGAGCGGCGGATCCCGCTGGACGCCTACCAACGAACCGTGGAGACGGACGTCTTCGGCACGAAGAACGCGAGCGACGGCGGCGACACGGGCACCGCCGACGGGAGCGACGGCGGCGACACGGGAACCGCCGACGGGAGCGACGGAACGGACGACGACGCCGACACCGCCGGCGGCGAGTCGACGGCGACCCCGGGCGACGACACCACCGCCACCCCGTCCGACGGCGCAGCGACGGGGACCGCGGGATCGGACCCGACCGGGACGACCGGGGACGACCCGAGTGCGACGCCGACATCGACGCCCACCCCCGACGGCACGACGACCGACGACGGGTTGCTCTCGTAGCGCGGAGCGTGTGAGGCCGTGGCGCGATGCCGACAAGGCTTTGTCCGCGGGGGCGCTGGTCGGGGACATGCATCGGAGTATCACCGCTCCTGATCGAGTTCTCGGACGGTAACGCAACCACCTCCGCGGACGGCGATGCCATCGTCGTCGAGGTGGACGGACAGACGTACGAACTGACGCGCGAGGCCGCCGCCGACCTGCGGGAGTCGCTGGCGGACGCGCTGACCGAGCGCCGGGAGTTCTTCCGCACGGCCGGGGAGTTCCGCGCCGACGGCTCCTACGTCGTCTCGCGCAAGGCCGCCGACTCCGCCGGCAACGCGAAGGTGTTCGACTCCTTCGAGGAACTGCGCCGGCTGTACGACCGCCTGCCGGAGACGTTCGACGCCGACGACGTCGGCCGCACCGGCATCACCGGCTCGCGCCGGCACATGGTGATCCGCCACGTCGCCGAGCACCCGGCGTTCGACTGTCGGATCCACCGACGGAACCCGCTGAGCGCGCGCAAGGAGTCCGGCGAGGAGTAGGCGCTCGATGCGGTCGGTTTCGGGCCTCCGATGGGCGGCGCGACACACGGACCGCGCCGCCGTCCATCACGATTCTCGCTCGTCCCTCGCTCGAATCGCGCCCTACTCGATCGTGACGAACTCGTTCTCCTCGTTGAGCGCGAGGTTCGCGGCGACCTCGGCGATCCGCATCGCGTACTGGGCCGTCTCCTGGAGGCTGACGAGCACCTCGCGCACCTGCAGCAGCTGCGCGTTCGACATCTCCGGGAGGTCGGTGAGGATGTCGTCCTCGCGGTCTTTCAGCTCGCGGAACAGGTACTTCACCTCGACGGTGAGCGCGTAGTCGCGCTTGACCGCCGCCTCGACGGCCATCGCGGTGATCTCGTCGACCTGATCGGTGAAGTCGCGGATGCGCCGCATCGTCGCGTCGTCGACGTCGAGGGTGTTGCCCTCGGCCTCCATCGCGATCTCGGCGATGTCCTCGGCGTTGTCCGCGATGAGTTCGAGGTTCTTCGCGATCGAGCGGTAGCCGATCAGCGGGAACCCCGAGTCGAGGCCGACGGCGCGCGCGAGGTTCGGGTTCTGGTACGCCGTGAAGATGAGGCGCAGGAGGAGGACGAAGATCTTGTTCGCCTGCCGCTCGCGGTTGAGCGCGCGCTGGGCGAGGTCGGCGTTGCCGTGGGCCAGCGCCTTCACCGCCTCGCCGCGCATCGTCGAGCCGGTGTTCTCCAGCCGTTCGAGGAGGTTGTCGAGGGTGAAGTCCTCCGGGTCGACCGAACACCGGATCGCGATGTTCTCCGGCGTCTCCTCGATCACACCCAACCCCATGAGCTGGGTCTCGGCCTTGTACACGGCGTTGATGTGGTCGGAGCCGAGCGCGCCGTCCTTGGTGGTGATGTTGATGACGCGCCGCCCGAGCACGTACTGCGCGAGGATCGCCCGCTCGAGGGCGTCGGCGTCGAGGTTGTCCGCGTGCAGCGTCGCCTCGGCGTCCTCCGTGCTCGCCGACTCCGGCAGCACCGTCAGCGTGCCCTTCCCGCCCATCCGCAGCGACACCTCGTCGCCCTTCTCCACGTTCTGTTCTTTCGCCCACTCGGCGGGCAGCGTCATCGCCAGCGTCGAGGGCCCGAGCCGCTGGACCTTCCGCGTTTCCATGGCTGACCGGATCCCCTATACGACCTTAACCTTGTCCCCATGTCCATAATACCCGTGCGAAGATATGTAAGGATCGTCCGCCCGCTTTTAATCGGGGCGCGCCGCCGGGCCGCCGGCCTCAGACGATCTTCATCATCCGGCGTTCGAAGCGCCCGACCCGCACCTTCACCCAGCCGCGGAGTTCCTCGTCCAACTCGGGGTCGTCGGTGTCGACCCGGAGCACCCGGAGGTCGTCGAGTTTGTCGCGGGAGGCGACGATCTCGATCTCGCACTCGCGGATCACCGCCGGCGACAGTTGGGGGTTGCCGCGGCCGAAGACGAACCCCTGGCCGCCGATCGGGGTGACGACGACGACGTTGTCGTCGCCGAGCGCCTCGAGGATCGCCGCCTCGGCCGCGTCCAGTCCGACCACCTCGCCGTCGCGGTACACGTCGACGCCGATCGGCGACCCGGCGAACCCCAACCGCTCTTTCACCTCGCCGACGGTCGACCCCGGTCCGAGCACCCACGTCGTCTCCGGGCGAGCGCGCACGTCGTCGGCGACGCCCTCGGCCAGCGACTCGACGCTGCCGCCGCCGATCTGTTTGCCCGACTGGAGCTGCTCGGCCACCGGGACGTGGGCCACGGCGCGCAGTTCGGGGTGGACCTCCCCCTCGCGGTAGTCGTCCTCGTCGATGTCCATCACCTCGCGGCGCTCGGTGCGCTCGAACGTCGCGGCGACGTAGGCGGCGTCCTCCGGGGAGACGGCGAACACCGACGAGTACACCTTCACGCCCGCCGGCACGCCGAGCATCGGCGTGTCCGACCCCGCCAGCGTCTCCGCCACGTCCGCGGCCGTGCCGTCGCCGCCGACGAACACCACGAGGTCGACGCCGGCCTCGCGGAACGCCGCGACCGCGGCGCGGGTGTCCTCGACGCCCGTCTCCGCGCTCCCGGGCGACCCCAGCACCTCGGGGTCGAACCCCGCGGCCGCGACCTCGGCGGCGCCCATCGGGTCGCCCCACGCGAGCAGGTCGGCGTCGGGCGCACGCTCGGCCAGCGCGGCGAGGGCGCGGCGGGCACGCTCGGGCGCGCGCGCCTCGGCGCCGCGTGCGCGAGCCTCCGCGACTTTCCCGTCGGTGCCCTTCAGCCCGACGCGGCCGCCCATGCCGGCGATGGGGTTGAGAACGAACCCGATTCGCATACCGGAGCCGCGGTCGCGGGCGGCAAAAGCCCGCCGACTCGGCCGACCTCGCGGCCGTGGACCGCCCGAGACGGTACGACGGGTCGCGACGGCGCCGTCGCTCGGGCGTCGTCGTCGCGGAGGGAGGAGTGGGGAGACGCGGGGTGGGGGAGCGGAACGTCCGGGTCGTCGCCTACAGGAGACTGATACCCAGCGCGTACGGCCACGTCGCGCTCGACAGCGCGAGGAACGCCAGCGACGCGCCGGCCATGACGACGTTCTTCAGGAACTGGGTCATCTGGTCCTGCTGCTGGTCCTCGGGGACCGCCCAGAAGTCGTGGATGGTGACCGCCGAGACGAGCAGGAACACCGCGAGGCCGCCCGCCGCGAGCGCGACGAACGCGCCGGCGGCGACGCCGAGACCGCCGAACAGGAGCAACCCGCCGGAGAACAGCGTCGCGAGCCGCGGGGCGGGGATGCCCTTCGCCTCGGAGTAGCCGGCCAGCCCGTCGGTCATCATGAAGTGGTTCAAGCCCATGAACGCCAGCGTCGCGCCGAACAACAGCCGTGCGAGGAAGAACACTTCGGCGGCGCCGGCGCTACTGAACAGTTCGGTCGCCTGGATCGGGATCGTGTCGAGCATCGAACGACGCTACACGAGGGGCGAACTTATACGTTCCCCGACATAAGCGTAACCGGGTTACACGGCCGTTACTCCCGGCGGTAGATCCGGTGAAGACGTCCAAAACTGCCGATACGATACCGCCGGCAGACGGGCACGGTGCCGATCCGGCGACCCGTATCTAGTTGTTGTCACTCTGTGCGGGCGGCGTCGCGTGTCGAGCGGCTCGCGACGCC
It encodes the following:
- a CDS encoding CoxG family protein, which gives rise to MTVRVRREFVFDAPPADVWAFISDPAKRAAAISVVDEYEVHDDGTATWQVRLPIPVIRSTIAVDTEEVRKEPPEYVKFVGTSRAFRVTGEHTVSETEDGRARLVNEFVVDGRIPGVESFFERRFGDELDNLERALERDLGVA
- a CDS encoding DUF7123 family protein, with product MTEYTDEEKRILAYLRDSVSRGEEYFRAKNIAEAIGLSAKQVGSRLPTLAEKAEEVDIEKWGRARSTTWRVNLP
- a CDS encoding DUF7525 family protein, with amino-acid sequence METETLESDKAIGVALVFAALAVVGAGFMLAGASQIVMAWGFALAMVAAMLAVVAVQAFDA
- a CDS encoding LEA type 2 family protein, coding for MTASPGPSAPRGRTDRAVSTVRVVAVVAVVLVAAVGGAVALGVLGAPSVVGVDNRFGDVTNETTTVQSELIVDNPNPFGVRLGGLTADYGVTMNGITMADGEKEGVRVTSGTTSIPFETDLDNSKIPAWWVSHVRDDEHTDLRVNADVRSSLVGRSYTTQVSRDVDTSIVSAFRTDEPTPLNANAPLVSDPVLILERTEADWGTVNNDTTEVEMTLYLTNPKSYPIVISEIGYDISMNDVAVGNGTAARSTTIPPGETVPVEATTAIRTQRLDEWWVSHLQRNQVTDLRMPFSLVVDLSDAGAGERRIPLDAYQRTVETDVFGTKNASDGGDTGTADGSDGGDTGTADGSDGTDDDADTAGGESTATPGDDTTATPSDGAATGTAGSDPTGTTGDDPSATPTSTPTPDGTTTDDGLLS
- a CDS encoding DUF7528 family protein, with amino-acid sequence MTREAAADLRESLADALTERREFFRTAGEFRADGSYVVSRKAADSAGNAKVFDSFEELRRLYDRLPETFDADDVGRTGITGSRRHMVIRHVAEHPAFDCRIHRRNPLSARKESGEE
- a CDS encoding PhoU domain-containing protein, which translates into the protein METRKVQRLGPSTLAMTLPAEWAKEQNVEKGDEVSLRMGGKGTLTVLPESASTEDAEATLHADNLDADALERAILAQYVLGRRVINITTKDGALGSDHINAVYKAETQLMGLGVIEETPENIAIRCSVDPEDFTLDNLLERLENTGSTMRGEAVKALAHGNADLAQRALNRERQANKIFVLLLRLIFTAYQNPNLARAVGLDSGFPLIGYRSIAKNLELIADNAEDIAEIAMEAEGNTLDVDDATMRRIRDFTDQVDEITAMAVEAAVKRDYALTVEVKYLFRELKDREDDILTDLPEMSNAQLLQVREVLVSLQETAQYAMRIAEVAANLALNEENEFVTIE
- a CDS encoding ATP-NAD kinase family protein; translated protein: MRIGFVLNPIAGMGGRVGLKGTDGKVAEARARGAEARAPERARRALAALAERAPDADLLAWGDPMGAAEVAAAGFDPEVLGSPGSAETGVEDTRAAVAAFREAGVDLVVFVGGDGTAADVAETLAGSDTPMLGVPAGVKVYSSVFAVSPEDAAYVAATFERTERREVMDIDEDDYREGEVHPELRAVAHVPVAEQLQSGKQIGGGSVESLAEGVADDVRARPETTWVLGPGSTVGEVKERLGFAGSPIGVDVYRDGEVVGLDAAEAAILEALGDDNVVVVTPIGGQGFVFGRGNPQLSPAVIRECEIEIVASRDKLDDLRVLRVDTDDPELDEELRGWVKVRVGRFERRMMKIV
- a CDS encoding DoxX family membrane protein, which encodes MLDTIPIQATELFSSAGAAEVFFLARLLFGATLAFMGLNHFMMTDGLAGYSEAKGIPAPRLATLFSGGLLLFGGLGVAAGAFVALAAGGLAVFLLVSAVTIHDFWAVPEDQQQDQMTQFLKNVVMAGASLAFLALSSATWPYALGISLL